The region CTGACTTACTGGGACAGGGAATATCAACCTCAGGTGGCCCCCAGCCGCTATTTGAACCCGAATGGCCGCCCTTTTCAGCCCGTTCATCAGGTGCAGGTGCCTTATCGGCCCGAAAGTTCGCGAAATCGTTATCTCGCAGAGCAACCACGCGTTTACCGAGCAAAGCCGCGGGCCCAGTCCCCTCGTCGTTCTCAGCCTTCCCGCGTCGTGACGGAGGCACCAGTCGTGGTGGCACCGAAGATTCCTTTGGAAGCCGCGACACAAAAGACGGAACCCAAGGTGGCTGATGCCCCTAAGCTTTCCATGGAAACACTGCCCTACGGCACTCCTGTGGCTGGGCGCCCAGGCATGGTGACCAGTCCTTTTGCAGAAAAGCAACAGTTGGTGGATGTCACCGGCATGGCCGCTGGAGAAGCGGTCAAAGATCCTTACAGCGGCAAGCTTTTCCGGGTACCACCCACTCAGCAAGCTGCTGCGACAAAAACGGAGCCCAGCACACCTGAGAAGCTGCCAACGGTCAAAGATGAGGCCAAACCGCAGCCTTAAAGAGCCTTTGGTGGCAGATATGGGCGGTTCGATTGACATTCGGGCTTGATTCCACCCGCGATAGTGTCACTCTCCGCCCCGCTTTTAGCATCACAATACCTGCCACCATGGGCCAGCAACTTAACAAAATCGTCAAACGTCGCCGTCGTAAACTCTATGTCGCTCGCAAGAAAGCTCTTGCGAAGTCCGGCCTGAGCCGCAAGTCCATCGTCCGTGAGCCAAAAGCCGCCAAGAAAACGGTGAAGAAGGCAAGCGCGCCGAAGAAAGACAAAGCCCCTACCAAAGCTGCTGCAGCCAAGGTTGAAGCCGCACCTGTGGCTGAAGTGGTAGCTCCTGTAGCTGAAGTGGCTGCGCCTGCCGTTGAGGAAACCGCTGCTGCGGCTGAGTAATTTTGTCCAGTCCCCACGGACTGAGTCTTTTCTGAAAAACCCGCGCAGGTTCTGCGCGGGTTTTTTGTGTCCAACTTTCACGACTTCTTTTTACCATGTCTCATTCCGTGATCTCCTTCGATGCCGCCGGCACGCTCATTCAGGTATGCGAGCCTGTGGGGCAGACCTATGCGGCCTTTGCACGCGAGCATGGGGTGCACGTGGAAGAGGCTGCTCTCAAGCAGGCCTTTCGCAACGTCTGGGGAAGCCTGCCTGCGAAAGAATGGCCTGAAGGGCAATGTGCTGCTGATGACGACCGTTCCTGGTGGCATGAATTGGTCAACCAAGTTTTTACCGAAGCACTTCGAGTACCTCTACCTGAAGCCACTTTGGAGCCTTTGTTCGAGGCTCTCTACATGCATTTTTCTCTACCGGAGGCCTGGTCCGTTTATGAGGATGTAAAGCCAGTTTTGGACAAGCTCGCTCAGGATCATCGCCTTTGTGTTCTCTCGAACTTTGATCGTCGTTTGAGAGGCGTGCTGAAAGGGCATGGGCTAGATGGATATTTTGATCACATCATCCTCTCCAGTGAAGTTGGTGTCTCCAAACCTCACCCACGTATCTTTGACACGGC is a window of Prosthecobacter dejongeii DNA encoding:
- a CDS encoding HAD-IA family hydrolase codes for the protein MSHSVISFDAAGTLIQVCEPVGQTYAAFAREHGVHVEEAALKQAFRNVWGSLPAKEWPEGQCAADDDRSWWHELVNQVFTEALRVPLPEATLEPLFEALYMHFSLPEAWSVYEDVKPVLDKLAQDHRLCVLSNFDRRLRGVLKGHGLDGYFDHIILSSEVGVSKPHPRIFDTAKRLMNAAEVTRWHVGDDERCDIQGAVANGWKPVWISRPERDLWDLVEKVHLEANSSLHMSQ